The Oceanidesulfovibrio indonesiensis genome contains a region encoding:
- the qmoC gene encoding quinone-interacting membrane-bound oxidoreductase complex subunit QmoC — MQRLNPDPQFVRELQGVGGDALTKCYQCATCSVACPISPSSQPYPRKEMIWAQWGLKDKLMTDIDVWLCHNCGTCSDLCPRGAKPGDLLAAIRNMTYRSIAGPAVMGKWMSSVKHLPVLAGIPAVIYLVIWIIMAAIRGTAFPLTEDGHVVYGLLFPGDYTIDPIFGLAALYVIYTFYVGVKNLLKRFEPEGEVIFVGGKKPSMLRALWDTIIGEIVTHKKFADCGEDKAPRKIGHLAIFYAFIALFIVTSIVAVGHWGPVFLGWVGVDVHQLHTPIPLTSPIKLLANLGAVLGIVGLVLLTAKRVAKDPKKSENSYYDWYLLGVIWAIFLTGIGSQLLRLANVKYLAYPTYYLHLVAVFMLLAYLPWTKLGHFVYRTAALAYARRIGRKVM, encoded by the coding sequence ATGCAGCGACTCAATCCCGACCCGCAATTTGTACGGGAGCTGCAGGGCGTGGGCGGCGATGCCCTCACCAAGTGCTATCAGTGCGCGACCTGCAGCGTGGCGTGTCCCATATCGCCCTCCAGTCAGCCGTATCCCCGCAAGGAGATGATCTGGGCGCAATGGGGACTCAAGGACAAACTCATGACGGACATCGACGTCTGGCTGTGCCACAACTGCGGCACGTGCTCGGACCTATGTCCCCGCGGGGCCAAGCCCGGCGATCTGCTGGCGGCCATCCGCAACATGACATACCGCTCCATTGCCGGCCCCGCCGTGATGGGCAAGTGGATGAGCTCCGTCAAACATCTGCCCGTGCTGGCCGGCATTCCGGCAGTCATCTATCTGGTGATCTGGATCATCATGGCGGCGATCCGCGGCACCGCGTTCCCTCTCACCGAAGACGGCCATGTGGTGTACGGTCTGCTCTTCCCGGGCGACTACACCATCGATCCCATCTTCGGTCTGGCCGCACTCTACGTGATCTACACCTTCTACGTCGGCGTGAAGAATCTGCTCAAGCGTTTCGAACCGGAAGGCGAGGTGATCTTTGTGGGCGGCAAGAAGCCGAGCATGCTGCGCGCCCTGTGGGACACCATTATCGGCGAGATCGTTACGCACAAGAAGTTCGCCGACTGCGGCGAGGACAAGGCGCCCCGCAAGATTGGGCATCTGGCCATCTTCTACGCCTTCATCGCCTTGTTCATCGTGACCAGCATCGTGGCCGTGGGCCACTGGGGGCCGGTGTTCCTGGGCTGGGTCGGTGTGGATGTCCACCAGCTTCACACGCCGATTCCGCTGACATCGCCCATCAAACTGCTGGCGAACCTGGGCGCCGTCCTGGGCATCGTCGGACTGGTCCTCCTGACCGCGAAGCGCGTGGCCAAAGATCCCAAGAAGTCCGAGAACAGCTACTACGACTGGTATCTGCTCGGCGTCATCTGGGCTATCTTCCTCACCGGCATCGGCAGCCAGCTTCTGCGGTTGGCGAATGTCAAATACCTGGCCTACCCCACCTACTATCTCCACCTGGTGGCGGTATTCATGCTACTCGCCTACCTGCCTTGGACCAAGCTCGGCCACTTCGTCTACCGGACAGCCGCGCTGGCGTATGCACGTCGCATAGGCCGCAAGGTCATGTAG
- a CDS encoding aminoacyltransferase, with protein sequence MSDEGRRVIKMESILALMAGKSGGEVSDLLAFLTQRDLNAEEESVVQPLAKAWLMSKIPGLMNVEYQESDVFESWAASQSKKLGGENVSIAPIPESEMAPINVVLDTLRSNDATISEQAEKIAELEAKVEELEPYVGKSEKLEKEVEQLKSKVESLEAEKAEQAEKIAEFEGKLPVAEDELNATIKDIVTKALKDAVATVPVGAAAAAGAEAGEAAAAEPEEEAGVPDSFGFGASGSDGDGFGF encoded by the coding sequence ATGTCTGACGAAGGACGCAGGGTGATCAAGATGGAGTCCATCCTGGCCCTCATGGCCGGCAAGAGCGGCGGCGAAGTGTCCGACCTGCTCGCCTTCCTGACCCAGCGTGACCTGAACGCCGAGGAAGAAAGCGTGGTCCAGCCGCTGGCCAAAGCGTGGCTCATGAGCAAAATCCCCGGATTGATGAACGTGGAATACCAGGAAAGCGATGTCTTCGAGAGCTGGGCCGCCAGCCAGTCGAAGAAACTGGGCGGCGAGAACGTCTCCATCGCTCCTATCCCCGAGAGCGAGATGGCGCCCATCAATGTGGTGCTGGATACGCTCCGCAGCAACGACGCAACCATCAGCGAGCAGGCCGAGAAAATCGCCGAGCTCGAAGCCAAGGTCGAAGAGCTCGAGCCTTATGTCGGCAAGTCCGAAAAGCTCGAGAAGGAAGTGGAGCAGCTCAAGTCCAAGGTCGAGTCTCTGGAGGCCGAGAAAGCCGAGCAGGCCGAGAAGATTGCCGAGTTCGAAGGGAAGCTTCCGGTGGCCGAGGATGAGCTCAACGCCACCATCAAGGACATCGTCACCAAGGCGCTCAAGGATGCCGTGGCGACCGTGCCCGTTGGCGCTGCCGCAGCAGCCGGTGCAGAAGCCGGCGAGGCTGCCGCCGCCGAGCCCGAGGAAGAAGCCGGCGTGCCGGACAGCTTCGGCTTCGGTGCTTCCGGGTCCGACGGCGACGGCTTCGGATTCTAG
- the ahbA gene encoding siroheme decarboxylase subunit alpha: MDTYDKKILDRIQSGFPLASRPYQVLGDEIGLTESEVLARVRALKGRGIIRRIGANFQSRKLGFRSTLCAAHVPEDQIDSFVETVNSYLGVTHNYLRDHYYNIWFTFIGPSWDAVCDTLAEISEKTGIEVLNMPAEKLYKIKVEFKMEDDED; the protein is encoded by the coding sequence ATGGACACATACGACAAGAAGATACTCGACCGCATCCAGTCCGGCTTTCCCCTGGCATCGCGCCCATATCAGGTCCTTGGCGACGAGATCGGCCTGACCGAGTCCGAAGTGCTTGCCCGCGTTCGCGCCCTCAAGGGCCGCGGCATCATTCGCCGTATCGGAGCGAACTTCCAGTCCCGGAAGCTCGGCTTCCGTTCCACCCTCTGCGCCGCTCACGTTCCTGAAGATCAGATCGACTCCTTTGTGGAGACCGTGAACAGCTATCTCGGCGTCACGCACAACTACCTGCGCGACCATTACTACAACATCTGGTTCACCTTCATCGGCCCTTCCTGGGACGCCGTGTGCGATACCCTGGCCGAGATATCCGAAAAAACCGGCATCGAAGTCCTCAACATGCCGGCTGAGAAGCTCTACAAAATAAAGGTCGAATTCAAGATGGAGGACGACGAGGACTAG
- the ahbD gene encoding heme b synthase — translation MTHHSTHPTPPDHQHPHSEKAAGHPNEHPGGHPGSDLNKHPHGKGGPPTAIDDEGTPACRLIAWEVTRSCNLACRHCRAEAHMEPYPGELSTEECKALIDTFPQVGDPIIIFTGGEPLLRHDIFELVSYANDKGLRCVMAPNGTLITAENARQIKEAGIQRCSISIDGPNAASHDPFRGGEGAFDAALRGIQHLKDAGLEFQINTTVTRNNMHNFKEIFHLAEDLGAAAWHIFLLVPTGRAASIREEVIGAEEYEQVLNWFYDFRKTTNMHLKATCAPHYYRIMRQRAAEEGVPVSRENFGMDAMTRGCLGGTGFCFISHTGQVQPCGYLDLDCGQVKQTPFPEIWKNSKPFKQFRNPADYEGKCGPCEFHRVCGGCRARAQTMRGNYMAEEPLCSYTPRKLRAKAE, via the coding sequence ATGACGCACCATTCGACTCATCCGACGCCCCCGGACCACCAACACCCGCATTCCGAGAAGGCTGCCGGACATCCCAACGAGCATCCGGGCGGACATCCTGGCTCCGACCTGAACAAGCATCCCCATGGCAAGGGCGGCCCGCCCACGGCCATAGACGACGAAGGGACGCCGGCCTGCCGGCTCATCGCCTGGGAGGTCACCCGCTCGTGCAACCTGGCCTGCCGCCATTGCCGGGCCGAGGCGCACATGGAGCCCTACCCCGGCGAGCTTTCCACTGAGGAATGCAAGGCGCTCATCGACACGTTTCCCCAGGTAGGCGATCCCATCATCATCTTCACCGGCGGCGAGCCGCTGCTGCGCCACGACATTTTCGAGCTCGTATCCTACGCCAACGACAAGGGGCTGCGCTGCGTCATGGCCCCCAACGGCACCTTGATCACCGCCGAGAACGCCAGACAGATCAAGGAAGCCGGCATCCAGCGCTGCTCCATCTCCATCGACGGCCCCAACGCCGCCAGCCATGATCCGTTCCGCGGCGGGGAAGGCGCGTTCGACGCCGCCTTGCGCGGCATCCAGCACCTCAAGGATGCGGGCCTGGAGTTCCAGATCAACACCACGGTGACGCGCAACAACATGCACAACTTCAAGGAGATATTCCACCTGGCCGAGGATCTCGGCGCCGCGGCGTGGCATATCTTCCTCCTGGTGCCCACGGGCCGCGCCGCCTCCATCCGCGAAGAAGTGATCGGCGCCGAGGAGTACGAGCAGGTGCTCAACTGGTTCTACGACTTCCGCAAGACCACGAACATGCATCTGAAGGCGACCTGCGCCCCGCACTATTACCGCATCATGCGACAGCGCGCGGCCGAGGAAGGGGTGCCTGTCTCGCGCGAGAATTTCGGCATGGACGCAATGACCCGCGGCTGTCTTGGCGGCACCGGGTTCTGCTTCATCTCCCACACCGGCCAGGTGCAGCCCTGCGGCTACCTGGACCTCGACTGTGGCCAGGTGAAACAGACGCCCTTCCCGGAAATCTGGAAGAACTCCAAACCGTTCAAGCAATTCCGCAACCCTGCGGATTATGAAGGCAAATGCGGCCCGTGCGAGTTTCACCGCGTGTGCGGCGGCTGTCGTGCCCGGGCCCAGACCATGCGCGGAAACTACATGGCCGAGGAGCCTCTGTGCTCTTACACGCCCAGGAAGTTGCGCGCCAAGGCCGAGTGA
- the hemB gene encoding porphobilinogen synthase, protein MESRFHRGRRLRRTEALRSLFRETRLTGNDLVQPYFVVEHENPDVVKPIGAMPGQSQLGLSALLETVGRGKTAGLKSVILFGIPKEKDERGSQAYAEEGIVQQAVRELKENFPDLVVITDVCLCEYTSHGHCGLIRGGEVQNDPTLELLARAALSHARAGADIVAPSDMMDGRVAAIRQILDKDGYSHIPIISYAVKYASAFYGPFREAAESTPAFGDRRSYQMDIANAREGLREAAADLEEGADALMVKPALPYLDVLRDLRERFDCPLSAYQVSGEYSMIKAAGKEGWLDPTATAIESLTAIKRAGADLILSYFTTELLEKELIPRS, encoded by the coding sequence ATGGAGAGCCGATTCCATCGCGGCAGACGGCTCAGACGCACCGAGGCCCTGCGTTCGCTGTTCCGGGAAACGCGCCTGACAGGCAACGACCTCGTGCAGCCGTACTTCGTCGTGGAGCACGAAAACCCGGATGTGGTGAAGCCCATCGGCGCCATGCCCGGACAGAGCCAGCTCGGCCTTTCCGCCCTGCTGGAGACCGTGGGCCGCGGCAAAACTGCTGGGCTCAAGTCCGTCATCCTTTTCGGCATCCCGAAAGAGAAGGACGAACGCGGCTCACAGGCCTATGCCGAGGAAGGCATCGTCCAGCAGGCCGTGCGCGAGCTCAAGGAGAACTTTCCGGATCTCGTGGTCATCACCGACGTGTGTCTGTGCGAGTACACCTCCCACGGTCACTGCGGGCTCATCCGCGGCGGCGAGGTGCAGAACGATCCAACGCTTGAGTTGCTGGCCCGCGCCGCGCTGTCCCACGCCCGCGCCGGTGCGGACATCGTGGCGCCGTCCGACATGATGGACGGCCGCGTGGCGGCCATCCGGCAGATCCTTGACAAGGACGGCTACTCCCACATTCCCATCATTTCCTACGCGGTCAAGTACGCCTCGGCGTTCTATGGTCCTTTCCGGGAGGCGGCCGAATCCACCCCCGCGTTCGGCGACCGCCGCAGCTACCAGATGGATATCGCCAATGCACGCGAGGGCCTGCGCGAAGCGGCCGCGGACCTGGAGGAAGGCGCAGACGCCCTCATGGTCAAGCCGGCGCTCCCATATCTCGACGTGCTCCGCGACCTTCGCGAGCGGTTCGACTGCCCGTTGTCGGCCTATCAGGTGAGCGGCGAGTATTCCATGATCAAGGCCGCGGGAAAAGAAGGCTGGCTGGATCCCACGGCCACAGCCATCGAGTCCCTCACAGCCATCAAACGCGCCGGGGCGGACCTCATTCTCAGCTACTTCACCACCGAGCTCCTGGAGAAGGAGCTCATACCGAGATCATAA
- the ahbC gene encoding 12,18-didecarboxysiroheme deacetylase — protein MIGISKLYCGQIEPSDALRYGRDSGTLPSHLLQFSKDKKPVVVWNMTRRCNLKCVHCYAKALEEDGRDAISTEQGKEIISDLAQFGAPVMLFSGGEPLVRKDLTELANFAVEKGMRAVISTNGTLITKEKARELKDVGLSYVGISLDGGPEIHDKFRGVPGSFDKAMQGIENCQAEGLKVGLRFTINKRNVQEVPLLFDLIKERDIPRICFYHLVYSGRGSELVKEDLDHQETRDVVDLIMDRTRELHDAGMPKEVLTVDNHADGPYVYFRLLREDPERAEEVMELLSFNEGNNSGRGIGCISWDGQVHADQFWRNHTFGNVLERPFSEIWMDETLELLPQLKDKRSHVKGRCSTCRFLDICGGNFRARAEAVYGDVWAEDPACYLTDEEISRGE, from the coding sequence ATGATAGGTATTTCCAAGCTCTACTGCGGCCAGATAGAACCCTCGGACGCGCTCCGCTACGGCCGCGACTCCGGCACCCTGCCCTCCCATCTGCTTCAGTTCTCCAAGGACAAGAAGCCCGTGGTGGTCTGGAACATGACCCGCCGCTGCAACCTGAAGTGCGTGCACTGTTACGCCAAAGCTCTGGAGGAAGACGGCCGCGACGCCATCTCCACCGAGCAGGGCAAGGAGATCATCAGCGACCTGGCGCAGTTCGGCGCTCCGGTCATGCTCTTCTCCGGCGGCGAGCCCCTGGTGCGCAAGGACCTCACGGAACTCGCCAACTTTGCTGTCGAGAAAGGCATGCGCGCCGTTATCTCCACCAACGGCACCCTGATCACCAAGGAAAAAGCCCGCGAGCTCAAGGACGTCGGTCTCTCCTACGTAGGCATTTCCCTGGACGGCGGGCCCGAAATCCACGACAAGTTCCGCGGCGTGCCCGGCTCTTTCGACAAAGCCATGCAAGGCATCGAGAACTGCCAGGCCGAGGGCCTCAAGGTGGGCCTGCGCTTCACCATCAACAAGCGCAACGTCCAGGAAGTCCCGCTCCTCTTTGATCTCATCAAGGAACGCGACATCCCCCGCATCTGCTTCTACCACCTGGTCTACTCCGGCCGCGGCTCCGAACTCGTGAAGGAAGATCTGGACCACCAGGAAACGCGCGACGTGGTCGACCTCATCATGGATCGCACCCGCGAGCTGCACGACGCCGGCATGCCCAAGGAAGTGCTTACCGTAGACAACCACGCCGACGGCCCATACGTGTACTTCCGCCTGCTGCGCGAAGATCCCGAACGCGCCGAGGAAGTCATGGAGCTTTTGTCCTTCAACGAGGGCAACAACTCCGGCCGCGGCATCGGCTGCATCTCCTGGGACGGCCAGGTCCACGCGGACCAGTTCTGGCGCAACCACACTTTCGGCAACGTGCTCGAGCGGCCCTTCTCCGAGATCTGGATGGACGAAACTCTTGAACTGCTGCCCCAGCTCAAGGACAAGCGCTCCCACGTGAAGGGACGGTGCAGCACCTGCCGGTTCCTGGATATCTGCGGCGGCAACTTCCGCGCCCGCGCTGAAGCGGTGTACGGCGACGTCTGGGCCGAAGATCCCGCCTGCTACCTGACCGACGAGGAAATCAGCCGAGGAGAATAG
- a CDS encoding zinc-ribbon domain-containing protein, which translates to MQIICPECGFARELPEDKIPPTAQVATCPKCRHKFKFRELPQERPIHFGDEPEETPADSPSAPLPPHESSPPPQHEASTYESQKIDASGYESEEEEDDIYYPEADSGQDAMEAREVPTPDVEDDYEPSRDPDAIQGPPMTEGDIWNRLESMGDSPGSDSSGRFAGAGGSGDAGRTVPWEDLHRYGFFGGLAQTIRLAMFHAPSFFRQMKVGGGILRPMVFYLLLSEFYAVIQYMWDMLGLYTGQMMGDGSMDQPFGQMGTDPMGGLDSLGIAPALMLLVYPVIFAVMILLSAGLTHVFLNLFRASSSGFEGTFRGATYGSAPLVLAVIPVVGPMVSMLWSLTVTVIAYKNIHKTTYPRVIAAMGCMFVFALFLLVFAFTYVVGGFVPPN; encoded by the coding sequence ATGCAAATAATTTGTCCGGAATGCGGATTCGCCCGGGAACTCCCGGAAGACAAGATTCCACCTACGGCGCAGGTGGCGACCTGCCCGAAATGCCGTCATAAATTCAAGTTCCGGGAGCTGCCCCAGGAGCGGCCCATACACTTCGGCGACGAACCGGAAGAAACGCCCGCCGATTCTCCGAGCGCCCCTTTGCCACCGCACGAATCATCGCCGCCTCCCCAGCATGAAGCCTCGACGTACGAGAGCCAGAAAATCGATGCCTCGGGATATGAATCCGAGGAAGAAGAGGACGACATCTATTACCCGGAAGCGGATTCCGGGCAGGACGCCATGGAGGCGCGCGAAGTGCCGACTCCGGACGTGGAGGACGACTACGAGCCCTCCCGCGACCCCGACGCGATCCAGGGACCTCCCATGACCGAAGGGGATATCTGGAACCGGCTCGAGTCCATGGGCGATTCGCCGGGCAGCGATTCCTCCGGTCGGTTTGCCGGGGCCGGAGGCTCCGGCGATGCAGGAAGGACTGTACCATGGGAGGACCTGCACAGATACGGATTCTTCGGCGGCCTGGCCCAGACCATCCGGCTGGCAATGTTCCATGCTCCCAGTTTCTTCAGGCAAATGAAGGTTGGCGGCGGCATCCTCCGGCCCATGGTGTTCTACCTGCTGCTTTCGGAGTTCTACGCCGTCATTCAATATATGTGGGACATGCTCGGCCTCTACACCGGCCAGATGATGGGCGACGGATCGATGGATCAGCCGTTCGGGCAGATGGGGACAGATCCCATGGGAGGTCTGGACAGCCTGGGCATTGCCCCCGCGCTCATGCTCCTGGTTTATCCGGTGATATTCGCCGTCATGATCCTTTTGTCGGCCGGACTCACCCATGTATTCCTGAACCTGTTCCGCGCCAGTTCCTCCGGGTTCGAGGGGACATTCCGCGGAGCAACATACGGCTCGGCCCCTCTCGTGCTGGCCGTCATCCCTGTCGTCGGTCCCATGGTTTCCATGCTCTGGAGCCTGACCGTCACCGTCATCGCCTACAAAAACATACACAAAACGACGTATCCGCGAGTCATCGCCGCCATGGGCTGCATGTTCGTCTTTGCTCTGTTCCTCCTCGTGTTTGCTTTCACCTATGTCGTTGGTGGGTTCGTGCCGCCGAATTGA
- a CDS encoding nitrilase-related carbon-nitrogen hydrolase — protein sequence MAFQLGVCQTPVVQKRGQLMAQLAKAVQTLPDNAEGAVRGLLALPEIFYGGFDYAHSRQWADKTPSLLADLHGFAQEHRVALAGSLWEDGGSGLYNAMYMLDPKADAPVCVHRKQHLFPQTKEEDHFLPGETPPTPYEIEGIRFGFAICFEIRFPELFRHQNSLGVDCFVVSSQWPLKRLMHITPLLRARAIENQCFVLSCNGCGWTPLGELAGHSCLISPWGELLFGCHDEDENRAAAFDRAMLERSRRLFNTRSSPFYPLDNPSRVS from the coding sequence GTGGCTTTTCAACTCGGCGTATGCCAGACCCCAGTCGTCCAGAAACGCGGCCAGCTCATGGCGCAGCTCGCCAAGGCGGTGCAGACTCTTCCGGATAATGCCGAGGGCGCCGTTCGCGGTCTGCTCGCACTGCCCGAGATATTTTACGGCGGGTTCGACTATGCCCACTCCAGGCAGTGGGCGGACAAGACGCCCTCCCTGCTCGCCGATCTGCACGGCTTCGCGCAGGAGCATCGCGTGGCTCTGGCCGGCAGTCTCTGGGAAGACGGCGGCTCCGGCCTTTACAACGCCATGTACATGCTGGATCCAAAAGCGGACGCGCCGGTCTGCGTCCACCGCAAGCAACACCTCTTTCCCCAAACCAAGGAGGAGGACCATTTCCTCCCTGGTGAAACGCCGCCCACTCCGTACGAGATCGAGGGCATCAGGTTCGGATTCGCCATCTGTTTCGAAATCCGCTTTCCCGAGCTGTTCCGCCACCAGAACTCCCTGGGCGTGGACTGTTTCGTAGTCTCGTCACAGTGGCCGCTCAAGCGCCTCATGCACATAACCCCGCTGCTGCGCGCCCGGGCCATAGAAAACCAGTGTTTCGTGCTCTCGTGCAACGGCTGCGGCTGGACGCCTCTGGGCGAGCTGGCCGGCCACTCCTGCCTCATCTCGCCGTGGGGCGAGCTGCTCTTCGGCTGCCACGACGAGGATGAAAACCGGGCAGCAGCATTCGACCGCGCCATGCTCGAGCGGTCCCGGCGACTCTTCAACACACGCTCTTCGCCGTTCTATCCCCTGGACAATCCCTCCAGAGTTTCTTGA
- a CDS encoding glycosyl transferase family 2, with protein MASAPQSTHLFYEYSSTVLQFRLGRGHPAAGAETAPADMDVAAARAVRMLKQTGRSRLLLLGLGDGRLARRLAAPDVLPPDVEFTVCDADPEHVRAIVVSESSGNPSRIVPEWAHPFGNKQLLVDASPQALFLLLALHGYGPDTAVIMQNQSAPPSPGLQDVRRLLASSSRHDIPSEPASSPPVIASILHPDEPGLDAFFAQTPDWARQWIVVWDAPDVPDMARRMAREHCPVPVTHLARELAGDFSAQRNACLSAVPAGHVLFLDGDERLAPESWALIPRLAAMDVAGWRLPRRTLYPDARHCKIGYGLWPDLQLRLFRTGPGVRFERPVHERVAGIEGFIGIAPATSILHHSRLLKTPDRLARKLQTFDNATQGAVSHRLAGDYPTCECAVLDAAEASWHSASLVLSADHA; from the coding sequence ATGGCGTCCGCCCCACAATCCACCCATCTCTTTTACGAATACTCCAGCACGGTTCTCCAGTTCCGTCTGGGACGAGGCCACCCCGCCGCTGGCGCTGAAACGGCTCCTGCAGATATGGACGTTGCTGCGGCTCGTGCCGTGCGCATGCTGAAGCAGACCGGCCGCTCGCGGCTGCTGCTCCTGGGCCTGGGAGATGGCCGGCTTGCGCGCAGGCTCGCCGCCCCGGACGTGCTGCCACCGGATGTGGAATTCACGGTGTGCGACGCCGATCCGGAGCATGTGCGCGCCATAGTGGTTTCGGAAAGCTCCGGAAACCCTTCGCGGATAGTACCGGAGTGGGCCCACCCCTTCGGCAACAAACAGCTTCTCGTTGATGCCTCGCCCCAGGCCCTCTTCCTGCTGCTGGCGCTTCACGGCTATGGCCCGGATACGGCGGTTATCATGCAGAACCAGTCCGCTCCGCCCTCTCCTGGCTTGCAGGATGTCCGACGGCTGCTCGCATCATCATCACGTCACGACATTCCAAGCGAACCCGCGAGCTCACCGCCGGTCATCGCTTCCATCCTCCACCCGGACGAGCCCGGCCTCGATGCGTTCTTTGCCCAGACTCCGGACTGGGCACGCCAGTGGATAGTCGTGTGGGACGCGCCGGACGTGCCGGACATGGCGCGGCGCATGGCCCGCGAGCACTGCCCCGTGCCGGTGACGCACCTGGCCCGCGAGCTCGCAGGAGACTTCTCCGCGCAGCGCAATGCCTGCCTCTCCGCGGTGCCTGCTGGGCATGTTCTCTTTCTGGATGGGGACGAACGGCTCGCCCCCGAATCCTGGGCGCTCATTCCACGGCTTGCCGCCATGGACGTAGCCGGCTGGCGCCTGCCCCGCCGAACGCTCTACCCGGATGCCCGCCATTGCAAGATAGGCTACGGCTTGTGGCCGGACCTCCAGCTGCGGCTCTTCCGCACCGGCCCCGGCGTCCGGTTCGAGCGGCCAGTGCACGAGCGCGTGGCCGGCATCGAGGGGTTCATCGGCATCGCCCCCGCAACGTCCATCCTCCATCATTCAAGACTGCTCAAAACCCCGGACAGGCTCGCGCGGAAATTACAAACGTTTGACAATGCAACCCAGGGCGCCGTGAGCCACCGCCTTGCCGGCGACTACCCCACATGCGAATGCGCCGTTCTCGACGCGGCCGAGGCTTCCTGGCATAGTGCATCCCTTGTCCTTTCCGCCGATCATGCCTAG
- the fliS gene encoding flagellar export chaperone FliS, with the protein MQKAAQAYFQTQVSTTSQGELLLMLYDGAVKFLRQAQDKINEKDYAQKGILISKALDVIAELDGSLNVQKGGEIAQNLHNLYFYCNTRLLLANMNMDNALIDEVIKILSGLRSAYAEIIEKQTGVQPSTSQQSAAPAGKQAGPRPPLLFNKDANIQPDQADQSPSSDAPGQNVREASPLESLATQIARNPARPEAKPTPSQGEANQASSRQPDANQKPTADASPQSDAKATAGGTETKTPPDSVKPAPNRGRLLAGASIYKKMANQS; encoded by the coding sequence ATGCAGAAGGCAGCGCAAGCCTACTTCCAGACGCAGGTTTCGACCACCTCGCAGGGCGAGCTCCTGCTCATGCTCTACGACGGAGCGGTCAAGTTCCTGCGCCAGGCACAGGATAAGATCAACGAGAAGGACTACGCCCAGAAGGGCATCCTCATCTCCAAAGCTCTCGACGTCATTGCAGAACTCGACGGCAGCCTCAACGTCCAGAAAGGCGGCGAGATCGCCCAGAACCTGCACAACCTCTATTTCTACTGCAATACTCGTCTGTTGCTGGCGAACATGAACATGGACAACGCCCTCATCGACGAAGTCATCAAAATCCTTTCTGGGTTGCGCTCGGCATATGCGGAGATCATCGAAAAACAGACCGGCGTGCAGCCTTCCACGTCGCAGCAATCCGCCGCTCCGGCAGGCAAGCAGGCAGGTCCCCGGCCGCCGCTCCTGTTCAACAAGGATGCCAATATCCAGCCGGATCAGGCCGATCAATCCCCCAGCTCTGATGCGCCGGGACAGAACGTTCGTGAAGCTTCGCCGCTCGAATCCCTGGCCACGCAGATCGCGCGTAATCCTGCCAGGCCCGAGGCCAAGCCGACACCGTCACAAGGCGAAGCGAATCAAGCCTCGTCCAGACAACCGGACGCAAACCAGAAGCCGACAGCCGACGCCTCCCCCCAATCCGACGCCAAGGCGACAGCCGGCGGGACTGAAACCAAGACGCCGCCCGACTCGGTGAAGCCTGCTCCCAACAGGGGCCGGCTGCTGGCCGGAGCCTCAATCTACAAAAAGATGGCCAACCAATCCTGA